A single window of Leishmania panamensis strain MHOM/PA/94/PSC-1 chromosome 35 sequence DNA harbors:
- a CDS encoding peptidase C2, calpain-like, putative (TriTrypDB/GeneDB-style sysID: LpmP.35.0810) gives MMRRPGVEYCTATSSIHGTLGTPSSSSLLPVSRTSAAENYSSCKSGISLLTGTLSPAPLQTPPPPSSSLFTSGFYDAGNRDVRETKHNMQQQQEVLQQEEEVARLEATLARERVESADSLNVVRASLQRERLRSTMAEQGQQAAQAEAKQLRIALRALLAQPPDSSNIVSSSPMVPVSLYEEARRLLLRCKRAFAELKALQLRATDSAGFQLFHQYDIPVLDEIPPAWPPETPQRCGKEEEEHALDVARGDCSAPSTSASREKVATGTVSLPMEETPIGPEVSVLTTVSPDTPHSTSTETQQLSAVTTASDTAEKWQERVNVLPAHNPSNVVGKPDIGGETVSAYCGRRPRPVLLSPPLPSPEPSVLNTLTPWTGPMHEFAESTTVLSAAASQQLDAMHPPQLREGEEERAIRDADRLLRQWAEKVETLATRQGLRAASEVAALCRRHGLHYIDAAFLPVSETLGLDSGRGCRGYGPGCGTSFVVQWCHRDTVVPRDRKAELLTCAGINPSSLRCGRLGDVGVVAALAALAEATGAVTSVLASTTSEDEENGLYVVWLCMHGWWTRVSVDAYLPCVIEQNRFVALYGCSSTTTPYDLWAPVCEKALAKVLGGYHSLSSLTAEATIGSFTGGPVECWDWWHSRSGTALEEMEAVLNTNARGAGVVLLSTFSTAVLRDTPAKPVTAAGAQAAYQRLGLQPGTSYRVLAVADNAEGDPMVLLRNWTRQCEQQEESQVDLLFDRHAEDSGGGGRCVISPPRDSDDGIAAAERWLAKLPPPSGVAPSHGDSCVWLSYAKEVLPYFDGCHVCFDCRRYHDLRIPIKFSGSRLAIPAQIVRVRVREGAVRPTHGLMRCPTRLWIGLHQPCTSAAHNVAVPGAFLWGLKMTLVGQEEALAPFGGDGDRVRPARRSYVLSESFLGEPKELPAVWMYLELESATDAPPDSATILKEEDTDAPSVTTEFFVVPQMEWIVRKDRAHASQDDNGLGSLGVGAPCAQSRRSVEQDSQLHHISKCAAPCGDGGKYADAVARALCHDCSERHLPSLAEHSFGETTTAIVAVLAEHRELLLVDVVDAPAELRAAVYHDVLDRIDFSDCTLAGGSGRRHISHLSLPGAATEQGEVRCQLNGRCMPTFSW, from the coding sequence ATGATGCGTCGCCCAGGTGTGGAGTACTGTACAGCCACGAGCTCTATACACGGAACCTTGGGCACGCCTTCCTCGTCAAGCCTGCTGCCGGTGTCGCGCACCTCCGCAGCGGAAAACTATAGCTCATGCAAAAGTGGAATTTCTCTACTGACAGGGACGCTgtcaccagcgccgctgcagacgccgccgccaccgtcgtcatCGTTGTTCACCTCCGGGTTCTACGACGCTGGAAACAGAGACGTGAGAGAGACCAAGCACaacatgcagcagcaacaagagGTGCTGCAACAGGAAGAGGAAGTGGCGCGTCTCGAAGCTACCTTGGCACGAGAACGCGTCGAGAGCGCCGACTCACTGAACGTCGTTCGAGCGTCCCTGCAGCGCGAACGCTTGCGGTCCACCATGGCGGAACAAGGGCAACAGGCTGCTCAGGCAGAGGccaagcagctgcgcattgCGCTCCGGGCTCTCCTAGCTCAGCCGCCCGACAGTAGCAATATTGTATCATCGTCACCGATGGTGCCTGTCTCCCTTTACGAAgaggcgcgccgcctcctcctgcggtGTAAAAGGGCGTTTGCGGAGCTGAAGGcgctccagctgcgcgcAACTGACTCCGCTGGTTTTCAGCTATTTCACCAATACGACATTCCGGTACTCGACGAGATTCCGCCTGCGTGGCCGCCTGAGACaccacagcgctgcggcaaagaggaggaggagcacgcGCTCGACGTCGCGCGTGGTGACTGTAGCGCTCCTTCTACCTCTGCCTCCCGCGAGAAGGTGGCCACTGGCACTGTCTCGCTCCCGATGGAGGAGACGCCAATTGGACCTGAGGTATCTGTGCTGACCACTGTCTCCCCCGACACACCGCACAGCACGAGTACTGAAACGCAGCAGCTCAGTGCGGTCACAACTGCCAGTGATACTGCAGAAAAGTGGCAGGAGAGGGTCAACGTACTCCCTGCCCACAACCCTTCAAACGTAGTAGGCAAGCCTGACATCGGAGGCGAAACCGTCAGCGCCTACTGCGGTCGTAGGCCACGGCCTGTCCTCCTCAGTCCCCCGCTCCCATCGCCGGAACCCAGCGTCCTCAACACCTTGACGCCCTGGACAGGACCTATGCACGAGTTTGCCGAGTCGACGACCGTTCTttctgccgcagcgtcgcagcAACTCGACGCGATGCACCCCCCGCAGCTCcgtgagggggaggaagagagggcgatCCGTGACGCAGATCGCCTTCTCCGGCAGTGGGCAGAAAAGGTAGAAACACTGGCAACGAGGCAGGGACTCCGTGCAGCGTCTGAGGTAGCcgcgctgtgccgccgccacgggcTGCACTACATCGACGCTGCGTTTCTTCCCGTGTCGGAGACGCTTGGCCTTGACAGCGGTCGCGGTTGCCGCGGCTATGGTCCAGGCTGCGGCACTTCGTTTGTGGTGCAGTGGTGCCACCGCGACACCGTCGTGCCGCGTGATAGGAAAGCTGAGCTGCTGACATGCGCCGGTATTAACCCGagctcgctgcgctgcggccgaCTGGGCGACGTTGGTGTAGTTGCCGCCTTGGCTGCACTCGCCGAGGCCACTGGTGCGGTGACGAGCGTGCTCGCCAGCACGACGagtgaggacgaggagaatGGCCTCTATGTGGTCTGGCTCTGCATGCATGGCTGGTGGACACGCGTCTCAGTCGACGCGTATCTGCCGTGTGTCATCGAACAAAACAGGTTTGTCGCCCTGTACggttgcagcagcaccaccaccccctaCGACCTCTGGGCACCGGTGTGTGAGAAAGCGCTAGCCAAAGTGTTGGGTGGGTACCACTCGCTCAGCAGCCTcacggcggaggcgacgaTAGGCAGCTTTACGGGAGGACCAGTCGAGTGCTGGGATTGGTGGCACAGTCGTAGCGGtacggcgctggaggagatggaggcggtgctTAATACAAACgcgcgcggcgcaggtgtAGTGTTGCTCTCCACTTTTTCAACGGCAGTCCTGCGCGACACGCCCGCAAAGCCGGTGACTGCGGCTGGGGCGCAAGCGGCCTACCAGCGGCTCGGGCTTCAACCTGGCACGTCGTACCGGGTGCTGGCCGTGGCTGACAATGCGGAGGGTGATCCAATGGTCCTCCTGCGCAACTGGACACGACAGTGTGAGCAACAGGAGGAGAGTCAAGTGGACCTTCTCTTTGATCGCCATGCCGAGgatagcggcggcggtggccgttGCGTTATCTCGCCACCGCGGGACAGCGACGATGGgattgctgccgctgagagATGGTTGGCaaagctgccgccaccgtcgggTGTGGCTCCGAGTCACGGCGACTCGTGTGTTTGGCTGAGCTATGCCAAAGAGGTGCTGCCCTACTTTGATGGCTGCCACGTGTGTTTTGACTGCCGCCGGTACCACGACCTTCGCATTCCAATTAAATTCTCTGGCTCTAGGCTGGCCATTCCAGCGCAGATCGTTCGTGTTCGTGTGCGAGAAGGCGCTGTGAGGCCTACGCACGGGTTGATGCGCTGTCCTACACGACTGTGGATTGGGTTACACCAGCCAtgcacctccgccgctcACAATGTAGCTGTTCCTGGTGCCTTTCTGTGGGGACTGAAGATGACCCTGGTGGGTCAAGAGGAGGCTCTGGCACCCTTTGGAGGAGACGGCGACCGTGTGCGTCCGGCGCGCCGGTCATACGTTTTGTCCGAGTCCTTCTTGGGCGAACCAAAGGAGCTGCCAGCGGTTTGGATGTACTTGGAACTGGAGTCAGCCACCGACGCTCCGCCTGATTCTGCCACGATTCTCAAAGAGGAGGACACCGATGCACCGAGTGTGACGACCGAGTTCTTTGTTGTACCGCAGATGGAATGGATCGTGCGGAAGGACAGGGCACACGCCAGCCAAGATGATAATGGACTTGGCTCTCTGGGGGTTGGCGCACCCTGTGCTCAGTCTCGGCGCAGTGTGGAACAAGACAGTCAACTCCACCACATCAGCAAGTGTGCTGCACCGTGTGGCGACGGAGGCAAGTACGCAgatgctgtggcgcgtgcgctATGTCACGACTGCAGTGAGCGCCATCTCCCCAGCCTAGCTGAACACTCATTTGGCGAAACCACGACGGCTATCGTGGCAGTCTTGGCAGAGCACAGGGAGTTGTTGCTGGTGGACGTCGTCGACGCaccggcggagctgcgcgcagcCGTTTATCACGACGTGCTGGATCGTATCGACTTCTCTGATTGTACACTTGCAGGGGGCAGTGGCCGTCGCCATATATCCCACCTGTCGCTGCCAGGTGCCGCTACAGAGCAGGGTGAGGTGCGCTGCCAGCTGAATGGCCGCTGCATGCCAACGTTTTCATGGTGA
- a CDS encoding TPR-repeat-containing chaperone protein DNAJ, putative (TriTrypDB/GeneDB-style sysID: LpmP.35.0790), with translation MTQSSTLIRPVLLTKNTSRAYPSAVADVSSGARVATAMKARASPSLYPSLSPDHLYDTKGGSDGEASMSPGTATVQSPYLSRPSPLPPSSQPVGHRRSRRLSLISLNSNSSTSFLHHEQRRSQDERAAGTLRVFNAMPDLSPATKEANGERCCCSADEDLTLGTSGSAPDGVGNIPFTMQVGGAEAAATAVCGARQRGTGVSGAGAHSHDAVNYADPLPSTCAGSDLLHKAGLSGIVVRLKERGNTFLLCEEFELAIATYTEAIRLAPGHEALWGNRACALLLSFRYLPAVADCLYLLHLRPGHTKAYWRAAKAYAATYRLLEAKKFYQLAQQACTRGGVWRGSASISGTAAPSSSMRTSKDDDGTPDTVPTRGAAESTAAEAVGAFCRPGSHFLKAQRDREAMAAEAAALEMVETYWQHLRHERWADALGAMDKVLALPSYTGPTAVSWQALRLEALLHLQPKKALAEAETLYRAYPNSLELYPVLAKAIFYDAHDAAATTRCLSLLDEAAEKRRVQNCLLKAHVSYSVKQLRGGLPADTGKTTALHMETWGKQHCLREDSRTTELRHTIEKFARHRDAGNAAYAVGDWEAAASAYTRCLETDRLNHALLAAVHCNRTAVYMQAGRWQDALSDADAAVSLSPEYATAYARRGRVQLYLLAQEYGGQRATLANRYAAPWVAAMKERLQGYADAAVMDLTRAVELSPTMEHKAQLQQALTQRQAIQALLKSPSETSKASMPSSSAASSEKKRHRGQSAHSSPPPSGARHVESMAIHELVEQLKLLGLSIVAPSAPGEFGRLPEPKVIAKAYRELALRWHPDKWVTATPHEQQRAEQQFKSICVAYQALREHSGALF, from the coding sequence ATGACGCAGTCCTCAACGCTGATCCGGCCGGTGCTACTTACCAAGAACACTTCTCGCGCATACCCCAGCGCTGTTGCTGACGTGTCATCTGGCGCACGCGTTGCGACGGCCATGAAGGCGCGGGCGTCTCCTTCATTATACCCAAGCCTGTCCCCCGATCACCTCTACGACACCAAAGGGGGAAGTGACGGTGAGGCCAGTATGAGTCCTGGTACAGCGACAGTTCAGTCCCCGTATCTCTCGCGACCTTCTCCACTCCCGCCGTCTTCGCAGCCAGTGGGGCACAGACGCTCTCGCAGGCTGTCTCTCATCTCACTGAACAGTAACTCATCAACGTCCTTTCTGCACcacgagcagcggcgttCCCAAGACGAGAGGGCCGCCGGGACCCTACGCGTCTTCAATGCCATGCCGGACCTGTCGCCTGCCACAAAGGAGGCGAATGGggagcggtgctgctgctctgctgacGAAGACCTCACGCTGGGCACGAGTGGCTCTGCACCAGACGGGGTCGGAAATATCCCATTCACGATGCAGGTCGGCGGCGCagaagctgccgccaccgctgtctgCGGGGCACGCCAAAGGGGCACCGGCGTCagtggcgcaggtgcgcaTTCGCACGATGCAGTGAACTACGCTGACCCCCTTCCGAGCACGTGCGCGGGCAGTGATCTTCTTCACAAAGCTGGCCTCTCTGGGATCGTGGTGCGACTCAAGGAGCGCGGCAACACATTTCTTCTGTGCGAGGAATTCGAGCTCGCAATTGCGACCTATACCGAGGCAATTCGGCTTGCCCCCGGCCACGAAGCGTTGTGGGGCAATCGTGCGTGTGCCCTCTTGCTGAGCTTCCGCTACCTCCCTGCGGTGGCGGACTGCCTTTACCTACTGCACCTCCGCCCAGGGCACACAAAGGCATACTGGCGTGCTGCCAAGGCCTACGCGGCCACGTACCGGTTgctggaggcgaagaagttCTACCAGCTGGCTCAGCAGGCATGCACGAGAGGCGGCGTGTGGCGGGGGTCAGCCTCGATCAGTGGCACAGCGGCCCCCTCATCCTCGATGCGCACCAGCAAAGATGACGATGGGACCCCAGACACCGTCCCTACACGTGGCGCTGCGGAAAGCACCGCAGCCGAGGCTGTCGGTGCCTTCTGCAGACCCGGCAGCCACTTCCTGAAGGCTCAGAGGGACCGGGAAGCTatggcggcagaggcggcggcactggagATGGTGGAGACCTACTGGCAGCATCTGCGTCACGAACGGTGGGCGGATGCATTAGGAGCTATGGACAAGGTATTGGCCTTGCCTAGCTACACAGGGCCGACAGCCGTCTCCTGGCAGGCGCTCCGTCTCGAGgcgcttcttcacctccaACCAAAAAAGGCGTTGGCCGAGGCGGAGACCCTCTATAGAGCCTACCCCAACTCTCTGGAGCTTTACCCAGTGCTGGCCAAAGCCATCTTCTATGACGCGCACGATGCCGCCGCAACCACGCGGTGTCTCAGCCTGCTGGATGAGGCGGCCGAGAAGCGCCGTGTGCAAAACTGCCTGCTGAAGGCCCATGTGAGTTATTctgtgaagcagctgcgtggcGGGCTTCCCGCTGACACCGGCAAAACCACAGCTCTGCACATGGAGACGTGGGgcaagcagcactgcctcagGGAGGACAGTCGCACCACGGAGCTGCGTCACACTATTGAGAAGTTTGCGCGTCACCGTGACGCTGGGAACGCGGCGTACGCTGTTGGTGACTGGGAAGCCGCGGCGTCCGCCTACACGCGCTGCCTGGAGACAGACCGCCTGAATCACGCACtcctggcggcggtgcactgCAATCGGACGGCGGTGTACATGCAAGCGGGCCGCTGGCAAGACGCCCTAAGCGAcgcagacgccgccgtgTCGCTCAGCCCGGAGTACGCTACGGCGTACGCCAGACGCGGGCGGGTGCAACTGTACCTGCTTGCTCAGGAGTACGGGGGGCAACGTGCCACTCTCGCGAATCGctacgcagcgccgtggGTGGCAGCAATGAAGGAGCGTCTGCAAGGCTAcgcagacgccgccgtcATGGACCTGACGCGTGCGGTGGAGCTGTCCCCGACGATGGAGCACAAGGCGCAACTGCAACAGGCACTGACTCAGCGCCAGGCTATTCAAGCCTTGCTCAAGTCCCCCTCTGAGACATCAAAGGCTTCTATGCCGTCTTCatccgctgcttcttcagaaaagaaaaggcaccGCGGTCAGAGCGCGCATTcgtcacccccaccctcgGGTGCGCGGCACGTTGAGTCGATGGCTATACATGAGCTCGTGGAACAGTTGAAGTTGCTCGGTTTGAGCATTGTTGCGCCGTCGGCACCTGGGGAGTTTGGGAGACTTCCAGAGCCGAAGGTGATAGCCAAGGCGTACCGGGAGTTAGCGCTTCGTTGGCACCCAGACAAGTGGGTAACGGCCACTccgcacgagcagcagcgggcagAGCAACAGTTCAAGTCGATATGTGTCGCGTACCAGGCGTTGCGGGAGCACAGTGGTGCGTTGTTTTGA
- a CDS encoding hypothetical protein (TriTrypDB/GeneDB-style sysID: LpmP.35.0800), giving the protein MQWKLQESRCRRGDQQPLSRSPAVTPVALAKSDPTAAANATSSDQPCSVTCNSLRNDVISLYTQVRQSLPSTLDGSESDDDMGGAQAPTPSAQPVVSAGEPSALTGIQEVFVRTPEEQERDELVARARDEFLSQVQALQSVYYDKYRRWMDVPASVLDPPPVSSKKPASTNGAVVASESTTQHGDSESEWAALLKDLGAAAPHPPRSMAQADRVNSSDVADHTERPHTVASIFRQVKLRRPLRPSAVSDDVLESMYRARAEALETPKSWSSASGLRSSAPGASASMAPSFTGASADTTVAEAAALAPLSSQPSPSVAAIRKDTAPPVSRRGRWQIVEYDEGDDAEA; this is encoded by the coding sequence ATGCAGTGGAAGCTGCAGGAAAGCCGGTGTCGTCGTGGCGATCAGCAGCCGCTCTCGCGATCACCAGCAGTGACGCCAGTCGCCCTCGCAAAGTCGGaccccactgccgctgcgaaTGCCACATCTTCTGACCAGCCCTGCAGTGTGACATGCAACTCTCTTCGCAACGACGTTATTTCTCTCTACACTCAGGTGCGCCAGTCACTACCGTCTACGCTGGATGGCTCTgaaagcgacgacgacatgGGGGGTGCGCAGGCACCGACCCCGTCAGCGCAGCCCGTAGTGTCCGCAGGTGAGCCATCCGCACTGACAGGTATTCAGGAAGTGTTCGTGCGCACCccggaggagcaggagcgtgACGAGCTAGTCGCCCGCGCCCGGGATGAGTTTTTGAGCCAGGTGCAGGCACTGCAGTCTGTTTACTACGACAAGTACCGCCGCTGGATGGATGTGCCGGCAAGCGTCTTGGACCCCCCTCCTGTGTCGAGCAAGAAACCTGCAAGCACAAACGGCGCTGTTGTCGCGTCGGAGAGCACGACACAGCATGGCGACTCGGAGAGTGAGTGGGCGGCGTTGCTAAAGGACCtcggtgcggcagcaccacaccCGCCACGTTCCATGGCGCAAGCGGATCGCGTCAACAGTAGCGACGTCGCTGATCACACAGAGAGGCCCCACACTGTCGCCTCCATCTTCCGTCAGgtgaagctgcgccgcccttTGCGCCCCTCCGCCGTGTCGGATGACGTACTGGAGAGCATGTACCGCGCACGAGCTGAAGCTCTGGAAACCCCAAagagctggagcagcgctAGTGGtttgcgcagctccgccccTGGAGCTTCCGCCTCCATGGCTCCGTCGTTCACTGGTGCTTCTGCTGATACAACAGTCGCGGAAGCTGCGGCCTTGGCGCCATTGTCATCACAGCCCTCACCATCAGTGGCCGCTATTCGCAAGGACACGGCGCCGCCAGtgagccgccgcggccgctggCAGATTGTCGAGTATGATGAGGGCGATGATGCTGAAGCGTAG
- a CDS encoding hypothetical protein (TriTrypDB/GeneDB-style sysID: LpmP.35.0780), with amino-acid sequence MSSLPSPAAASPVTLRSVSGKSLLLPPPVTLAAVLKVATAPPFSFAPESVKLSLHGRLVRLLQYQKQHGEDLLRLPLDASAYTPFRAATKCREPAAPASHSSSGTEFKVEPLSVIVYGVPQRIQAPGSAPYPGVQKPGAHSTPFLGAAEKSLTMTTFSQIEPLKSSPSTWTSVAATPTAATASRRASLTRSLAKTPMTCVTAIKGPLPYPHSPDGLQELGTICAELDSDDDDDLITLLQGAPQSIYNHPTVLYMSNKVKGDLVVLQAMMEQIAQVSPVFFDWIAANPQKFLSALNRGGERSLQQVKDQLRMLAMRAMAEQMSGETPSRHVMMLEVNTRDGSPDVYQVEVQVGDFSDASTPSDSLITTSVMDNNSVEEEKGDEAESMHADEEVEDNNTAVSSIDASSEAAVDMEEAEEENELHRGAILLPNTAGLLQTPLSSQQPPDAVSLANEAAGNVMLSHGSSVTAAEEKTSTEEGGAPFTLSPPADAAPVGIAHSSFPFLSPTPSAAVRSTSLDAAASPASSAVSPQDNDAEDARLSGLREKLQQVNSSMEQWACQATSDAAQRTHTAITELRGDLFTVLNDLITSSTTPASFSESCRDVRRLALFGCHFFSLAEEFYVQLDEQGVRSSFFGETPQDSVAAWAFVAALSRLLVCDVDAAVEQQLQQHQQGAPGPHREGALRSLLPTTSNEACPVVRWSTAEGPEKLLMALLHLCRQQRSVVLWYSSHYVLKEVGKTIQTMSYILGGTEEVQQTVSLQRLKVTSKAHKQDEVADCITTLSDALTQTGTLSDTMRWQWFALMRSRYQRLVLPLEKDLPAPHMTSNPLYVCDTRHVLPPKDGDALSDASHGTIDSAARWWAGYCDDRHTCCADKWCLAMTTRLWNVVTAMRNTASMATAERVAVVLTGDGTESSAANSLSLETSVRDWLGHITWMPVDSVVAPSAPIASELSSSSVARHSAVLCEQVMSPVEAKDEAAVALNLSSVAGVHGMLPLFRGDVHMVDVAAVGAGQRPVLSLAGGVALPTYLATVVRNFVLPASARESIFSRHFFGLLAKHPRIPVAAAVRDAALANARAQDSPWLVSEYVLFDYGGALSTFADAYAQAHAAAPVEVAVAIEGVSSTTPAALPLPMTAPSAESVSSKFVRMPSVPLSQRLSMPRPLPPTQRRPVCATFRPHLARASGIDGELAKRQYARTHAVDELFEMMLGSLVEHQPSGEADVLDHLVQYVEASQDVMRGCVCKRQAEVAAAVSEKGTQGTTPDHAAVAGGSTHSKPQPPGGKRNYFARRRQ; translated from the coding sequence ATGTCCAGTCTTCcatctcctgctgcagctagTCCCGTCACACTGCGCTCCGTATCAGGCAAGAGTCTCTTACTACCGCCGCCTGTGACGCTGGCTGCGGTGTTGAAAGTCGCTACTGCACcgcctttctcctttgcgcCGGAAAGCGTCAAGCTCTCTCTCCATGGTCGCCTTGTGCGCCTTCTTCAATACCAAAAGCAGCACGGCGAAGACTTGCTCAGGCTTCCCCTTGATGCCTCTGCGTATACGCCGTTCAGGGCAGCTACCAAGTGCAGAGAGCCTGCCGCGCCCGCGTCGCATTCCTCTTCTGGTACCGAGTTCAAGGTGGAGCCCCTCTCTGTCATTGTCTATGGTGTGCCACAGCGCATTCAAGCCCCAGGCTCGGCACCGTACCCCGGTGTGCAGAAACCTGGGGCACACTCTACTCCCTTCCTCGGGGCAGCCGAGAAGTCGCTTACAATGACTACCTTTTCTCAAATTGAACCGCTGAAGTCCTCCCCCAGCACTTGGACTAGTGTCGCTGCGACGCCCacggctgcgacggcgagccGGCGAGCGTCGTTGACGCGGTCGCTCGCCAAAACGCCGATGACATGTGTAACCGCGATCAAGGGTCCACTGCCGTATCCACACAGCCCTGATGGTCTTCAAGAGCTTGGTACGATCTGCGCCGAGTTAGACTcggacgatgacgacgaccTCATCACATTGCTGCAAGGCGCGCCGCAGAGCATCTACAATCACCCCACGGTGCTCTACATGTCAAACAAGGTGAAGGGGGATTTGGTCGTTCTGCAGGCGATGATGGAACAGATCGCACAAGTGTCGCCTGTCTTCTTTGACTGGATTGCCGCGAATCCGCAGAAGTTCCTGAGCGCCCTCAACCGTGGCGGTGAGCGTTCGTTGCAGCAGGTGAAGGATCAACTGCGCATGCTGGCCATGCGAGCTATGGCGGAGCAGATGAGCGGCGAAACCCCGTCCCGCCATGTAATGATGCTGGAGGTGAACACGAGGGACGGCTCTCCGGATGTGTATCAGGTGGAGGTGCAGGTAGGTGATTTCTCCGACGCATCAACCCCAAGCGACTCTCTCATAACGACCAGCGTCATGGACAACAACTcagtcgaggaggagaagggagacgaggcggagagcatgcacgcggacgaggaggtggaggacaaCAACACGGCTGTGTCGAGCATCGATGCGTCAAGCGAGGCCGCTGTGGATATGGAagaggcggaagaggagaatGAGCTGCATCGTGGTGCTATTCTTTTGCCGAACACCGCGGGTCTCCTTCAGACACCACTCtcgtcgcagcagccgccagACGCGGTGTCACTGGCGAATGAAGCTGCGGGGAACGTTATGCTGTCACATGGTAGCAGCGTGACGGCGGCCGAGGAAAAGACATCCACGGAGGAGGGCGGTGCGCCGTTCACCCTATCTCCCCCTGCGGATGCCGCCCCTGTCGGCATTGCTCACTCCTCgttccctttcctttccccaACCCCTTCGGCTGCCGTAAGGTCTACGTCTCTAGACGCGGCCGCGAGTCCGGCCTCGAGCGCCGTTTCTCCTCAAGACAACGACGCTGAGGACGCGCGGCTGTCGGGCCTGcgggagaagctgcagcaggttAACTCCTCGATGGAGCAGTGGGCATGTCAGGCCACAAGTGATGCGGCGCAGAGAACGCACACTGCCATCACGGAGCTCCGTGGCGATCTCTTTACCGTGCTGAACGACCTCATCACATCCTCTACCACACCTGCTTCCTTCTCCGAGAGCTGCAGGGATGTGCGGCGCCTTGCCCTTTTCGGCTGTCACTTTTTTTCCTTAGCCGAGGAGTTTTATGTGCAGCTAGATGAGCAAGGtgtgcgctcctcctttttcgGAGAGACTCCGCAGGACTCGGTGGCGGCATGGGCCTTCGTGGCCGCGCTGAGTCGCCTTCTCGTATGCGACGTGGACGCTGCAGTCGagcaacagctgcagcaacatCAGCAAGGGGCACCTGGTCCTCACCGCGAAGGTGCGCTGCGTTCGTTGCTACCCACCACTTCGAATGAGGCATGCCCTGTGGTGCGCTGGTCAACCGCCGAGGGACCAGAGAAGCTCTTGATGGCTCTCCTGCATCTGTGTCGCCAGCAGCGATCAGTGGTGCTGTGGTACAGCAGCCACTACGTCCTGAAGGAGGTGGGCAAGACAATTCAAACGATGTCTTACATCCTCGGTGGCACGGAGGAGGTCCAGCAGACGGTGTCGCTCCAGCGTTTAAAAGTGACGAGCAAAGCACACAAGCAAGACGAGGTGGCCGACTGCATTACCACTCTGTCAGATGCGCTGACGCAGACCGGCACGCTGTCGGACACCATGCGCTGGCAGTGGTTCGCTCTCATGCGCAGCCGCTATCAGCGGCTCGTGCTTCCCCTCGAGAAGGACCTTCCAGCGCCTCACATGACATCGAACCCGCTCTACGTGTGCGACACGCGGCACGTGCTGCCCCCCAAAGATGGTGATGCGCTCTCGGACGCCTCACACGGCACGATAGATAGCGCGGCTCGCTGGTGGGCTGGTTACTGCGACGATAGGCACACCTGCTGCGCCGATAAGTGGTGTCTGGCAATGACAACGCGGTTGTGGAACGTCGTCACGGCCATGCGGAACACTGCATCGATGGCGACAGCAGAGCGTGTAGCTGTTGTGCTGACAGGTGACGGGACTGAGTCAAGTGCCGCGAACTCGCTTTCACTAGAAACGTCTGTGCGTGACTGGCTAGGCCACATAACGTGGATGCCGGTCGACAGTGTCGTAGCACCATCCGCGCCAATAGCATCAGAGTTGTCCTCAAGCTCAGTCGCCCGCCACTCAGCAGTCCTTTGTGAACAGGTGATGTCCCCagtggaggcgaaggacgaggcagcagtggcccTCAACCTTTCTAGCGTCGCTGGCGTTCATGGTATGTTACCTCTTTTCCGCGGCGACGTGCATATGGTGGATGTGGCTGCGGTGGGGGCTGGGCAGAGACCAGTGCTGAGCTTGGCTGGCGGGGTAGCGTTGCCGACGTACTTGGCAACGGTAGTGCGTAACTTTGTTTTGCCTGCCTCTGCGCGCGAGTCCATCTTCTCGCGACACTTTTTCGGACTGTTGGCAAAGCACCCACGTATcccagtggcggcggcggtgcgagATGCGGCGCTCGCCAACGCACGCGCCCAGGATTCACCGTGGCTGGTCAGTGAGTACGTACTTTTCGACTACGGGGGTGCGCTATCGACCTTCGCGGACGCTTATGCCCAGGcccacgccgccgctcccGTAGAAGTAGCCGTGGCGATAGAGGGGGTGTCATCTACCACCCCTGCAGCTCTTCCGCTACCGATGACGGCCCCGTCAGCTGAGTCCGTCAGCAGCAAGTTTGTGCGTATGCCGAGCGTGCCGCTGAGCCAGCGCTTGAGCATGCCtcgcccactgccgccaaCGCAGCGTCGACCTGTTTGCGCCACCTTTCGCCCACATCTCGCGCGTGCCTCAGGCATTGATGGCGAGTTGGCAAAACGCCAGTATGCCCGAACCCATGCTGTCGATGAGCTATTCGAGATGATGCTTGGCAGCTTGGTCGAGCACCAGCCGAGCGGTGAGGCTGACGTACTGGACCACTTGGTGCAGTACGTGGAGGCGTCGCAAGACGTGATGCGGGGCTGTGTTTGCAAGAGACAAGCAgaggtcgctgctgctgtgtcggAAAAAGGGACCCAAGGCACCACGCCTGACCATGCCGCGGtggccggcggcagcacccaTTCGAAACCTCAACCGCCAGGCGGGAAGCGTAACTATTTCGCCCGTCGCAGACAATGA